A DNA window from Brassica napus cultivar Da-Ae chromosome C1, Da-Ae, whole genome shotgun sequence contains the following coding sequences:
- the LOC106351480 gene encoding leucine-rich repeat extensin-like protein 6, whose translation MREEPFFFQCRFLASCFIFFLVLLPQAFTYNTLPINPCSAHGPYGFPPIVNPRLLKAYTALQAWKHTITSDPNGFTSNWCGPHVCNYTGVFCAQALDNPYVLTVAGIDLNRANIAGYLPVELGLLTDLALFHINSNRFEGQLPKSLNCLKLLHELDVSNNKLSGEFPSVIFSLPSLKFLDIRFNELYGDVPSQLFDLNLDALFINNNKFRFRLPKNIGNSQVSVLVLANNDLQGSCLPPSFYNMGKTLHEVILTNSQIGGCLNREVGLLNQLTVFDVSFNNLVGSLPETMGDMKSLEQLNIANNKFSGHIPESICRLPNLENFTYSYNFFSGEPPVCLRLQEFDDRKNCLPLRPMQRSPAECKSFSSYPINCASFGCSPPSPPPPPPPSPPPPSPPPYVYPSHPPPPYVYPSPPCTLPTPVHY comes from the coding sequence ATGAGAGAAGAACCTTTCTTCTTCCAATGTCGTTTCTTGGCctcttgtttcatcttcttcctcgtccttcTTCCTCAAGCTTTCACTTACAATACTCTTCCCATCAACCCATGCTCCGCACATGGTCCTTATGGGTTTCCTCCGATCGTAAACCCTAGGCTCTTAAAAGCTTACACAGCCCTTCAAGCATGGAAACACACTATAACTTCAGACCCAAATGGATTCACTTCTAATTGGTGTGGTCCTCATGTTTGTAACTACACGGGTGTGTTCTGTGCACAGGCTTTAGACAACCCTTACGTCTTAACCGTAGCCGGTATAGACTTAAACCGGGCCAACATCGCCGGTTATCTCCCGGTAGAGCTCGGTCTCTTAACCGATCTCGCCTTATTCCATATCAATTCCAACCGGTTTGAGGGTCAACTCCCTAAATCTCTAAACTGCCTCAAGCTTCTTCACGAGCTTGACGTCAGCAACAATAAACTCTCCGGCGAGTTCCCTTCCGTCATCTTCTCTTTGCCTTCTTTGAAGTTTCTTGACATTAGGTTTAATGAGTTGTACGGCGATGTTCCTAGCCAACTCTTTGACCTAAACCTTGACGCTCTGTTCATTAACAACAACAAGTTCCGGTTTAGGCTACCGAAAAACATTGGAAACTCTCAGGTTTCGGTTCTTGTCTTAGCCAACAACGATCTCCAAGGATCTTGTCTACCTCCGAGTTTCTACAACATGGGGAAAACGTTGCACGAGGTTATTCTCACGAATAGTCAGATTGGCGGTTGTTTAAACCGGGAAGTCGGTTTGCTAAACCAGCTGACGGTTTTTGACGTGAGTTTCAACAACTTGGTTGGTTCGTTGCCGGAGACTATGGGTGATATGAAGAGTTTAGAACAGTTAAACATCGCAAATAACAAATTCTCCGGCCATATTCCGGAGAGCATCTGCCGGTTACCGAATCTTGAGAACTTTACTTACTCGTATAACTTCTTCTCCGGCGAGCCACCGGTTTGTCTGAGGCTTCAGGAGTTTGATGATCGTAAAAACTGTTTACCTTTAAGACCAATGCAACGGTCTCCCGCAGAATGtaaatctttttcttcttatccTATAAATTGTGCTTCTTTCGGTTGCTCTCCGCCTagtccacctcctcctccaccaccttcACCGCCACCACCATCGCCACCACCATATGTGTATCCGTCGCATCCTCCGCCACCATATGTGTATCCTTCACCACCGTGTACTCTTCCAACACCTGTGCATTACTAA
- the LOC106349953 gene encoding uncharacterized protein LOC106349953, with protein sequence MSLKACIDGWKYLRKVLVVDGTHMFGKYKGVLLSASGQDANSRVFPIAFAVVESENTESWTWFFQRLSTIVEDGSDLSIISDRCAAIFAAKDKWYPRAYHGICLVHLQRNVNDKFKGLQQKAMVGRAGDAFRVSVFKEIMELIKLTDWRCWDYLEKIDKKLWTRSHFEGERFNVMTSNAAESLNNALLPARDSPIMALFEFIRRKLCTWYVSRRTEISKMKVNVPDNIQKILVEQLVLSMGLLVMPCSTWLFEVTHRPTNFGFTVDLDKRTCTCLEFQKLGLPC encoded by the coding sequence ATGTCCCTGAAAGCATGCATCGATGGATGGAAGTACCTGAGGAAGGTGCTAGTGGTGGACGGCACCCACATGTTTGGAAAGTACAAAGGTGTTTTGCTAAGTGCCAGCGGACAAGATGCTAACAGCCGCGTATTCCCGATTGCTTTCGCAGTAGTGGAAAGCGAGAACACAGAATCTTGGACATGGTTTTTCCAGAGGTTATCTACTATTGTAGAGGATGGTTCTGATTTAAGTATAATATCAGATAGATGCGCAGCAATTTTCGCAGCGAAAGATAAATGGTACCCACGTGCATACCATGGTATTTGTCTCGTACACCTCCAGCGTAACGTTAATGATAAGTTTAAGGGGCTGCAACAGAAAGCAATGGTTGGCAGAGCTGGGGATGCGTTCAGAGTTTCGGTGTTTAAGGAGATAATGGAGCTTATAAAACTGACGGATTGGAGATGCTGGGATTATTTGGAGAAGATCGACAAGAAGCTATGGACACGTTCACATTTCGAAGGGGAGAGATTTAACGTGATGACTTCTAACGCTGCTGAATCGTTGAATAATGCTCTTCTGCCCGCTCGTGATAGTCCTATAATGGCATTGTTCGAGTTTATTCGCCGTAAGCTGTGTACATGGTATGTGAGCAGACGCACCGAGATCAGTAAGATGAAGGTAAATGTTCCAGATAATATTCAAAAGATATTGGTCGAACAGCTGGTGCTGTCAATGGGCCTTCTAGTTATGCCATGTTCGACTTGGTTATTCGAAGTTACGCACAGGCCAACTAATTTTGGTTTCACGGTTGATCTGGATAAACGAACTTGCACTTGCCTCGAATTCCAAAAGCTTGGTTTGCCATGCTGA